One region of Quercus lobata isolate SW786 chromosome 2, ValleyOak3.0 Primary Assembly, whole genome shotgun sequence genomic DNA includes:
- the LOC115975821 gene encoding LOB domain-containing protein 40-like produces the protein MRMSCNGCRVLRKGCSENCSIRPCLQWIKSPESQANATVFLAKFYGRAGLMNLINAGPEHLRPAIFRSLLYEACGRIVNPIYGSVGLLWSGSWQLCQAAVEAVLKGSPITPITSEAAVTDHGPPLKAYDIRHVSKDENSAASNDPIRVKTRCRFKRSVVKPKACKAGLNMENSSAAPREIKPSSGSSTSHESSLSHQSAFAPVEGESKETESMVSVETAEPESIPKPQPAQESELALELTLGFEPMTSRLNRVVPVKKRKVCVVSDSSGSADIVGACKMELGLDYPA, from the exons ATGCGTATGAGTTGTAATGGTTGTAGAGTCCTACGCAAAGGGTGCAGTGAGAATTGCAGTATTAGGCCATGTTTGCAATGGATCAAAAGCCCTGAATCCCAAGCCAACGCTACTGTCTTCCTAGCCAAATTCTACGGCCGCGCCGGACTCATGAATCTCATCAACGCTGGCCCCGAACACCTCCGCCCTG CAATATTCAGGTCGTTGCTATATGAGGCATGCGGGAGGATAGTGAACCCGATATATGGGTCAGTGGGGCTGTTATGGTCGGGAAGCTGGCAGCTATGTCAAGCCGCAGTGGAAGCTGTGCTAAAAGGCTCGCCGATCACTCCTATTACATCGGAAGCAGCAGTGACAGACCATGGTCCGCCGTTAAAAGCCTACGACATTCGCCACGTGTCCAAGGATGAGAACTCAGCCGCGTCCAACGATCCGATCCGAGTCAAGACAAGGTGCCGGTTCAAAAGGTCCGTAGTCAAGCCCAAAGCATGCAAAGCCGGCTTAAACATGGAAAACAGCTCGGCGGCGCCTCGAGAAATCAAGCCGAGTAGTGGGTCTTCGACGAGCCACGAGTCCTCGCTTAGCCACCAATCGGCTTTTGCGCCGGTCGAGGGCGAGAGCAAAGAGACTGAGAGCATGGTATCTGTGGAAACGGCTGAACCGGAGTCGATCCCTAAACCGCAGCCGGCTCAAGAAAGCGAGTTAGCCTTGGAGCTGACGCTGGGATTCGAGCCCATGACGTCACGATTGAATCGTGTGGTTCCGGTGAAGAAGAGAAAGGTTTGTGTTGTTAGTGATAGCAGCGGCTCGGCTGATATAGTCGGCGCATGTAAGATGGAGCTGGGTCTTGATTATCCAGCTTAA